A section of the Salmo salar chromosome ssa05, Ssal_v3.1, whole genome shotgun sequence genome encodes:
- the LOC123724062 gene encoding sphingomyelin phosphodiesterase 5: protein MSLRESPFPNCFVEGLHAVSWGLILPCFWFLDRLIAVCMSTSLERTQRQEQECYLHPLKVFFGFILFLTLFLITAPLAFLGFLLWAPLQAARRPFSYHQEPPSRPAPAEEGERNLGFEAGANKATFGFASANLCLLPDGIARFNNLGHTQRRATAIGRSIVQGVNRPHIRIFVDSPSSCGTLSPSSSLLPGPSTTSPASYGATDPACQPPPQAHSDEDQADGAVPTTTPPKPSDSNYVVYEPCDDTEESSHSPAPVINTNHNSNQQDRKGHRNPPRALRTQGVAQRGQAGPDDVPWEVSSLFPANVDILCLEEVFDKRAAVKLTNTLGPLFNHILYDVGVYACQPPGSCSSFKFFNSGLFLASRYPVLEAQYHCFPNGRGEDALAAKGLLSAKVLVGQNQKEKKLVGYFNCTHLHAPEGEGEIRCEQLNMLTKWIQEFQVTNSKPDEVVVFDVLSGDFNFDNCSPDDSLEQRHSLFEKYRDPCRAGPGQEKPWVIGTLLEQPTLYHEDVRTPENLQRTLEREDLRKQYISSPVALDGCPMVYPELGQPWVGRRIDYILYRESSISKHCRTEIEEVTFVTQLAGLTDHIPVGLRLNVFLDSDTAQSE, encoded by the exons ATGTCTCTGCGGGAGTCCCCATTCCCCAACTGCTTTGTGGAGGGCCTCCATGCAGTGAGCTGGGGTCTCATCCTGCCCTGCTTCTGGTTCCTGGACCGCCTCATTGCCGTCTGCATGTCCACCAGCCTGGAACGCACCCAGCGGCAGGAGCAGGAGTGTTACCTCCACCCTCTCAAGGTGTTCTTCggcttcatcctcttcctcacccTCTTCCTGATCACGGCTCCCCTGGCCTTCCTGGGGTTCCTGCTTTGGGCTCCCCTCCAGGCCGCCCGAAGGCCCTTCTCCTACCACCAGGAGCCCCCGTCGAGACCAGCACCAgccgaggagggggagaggaaccTGGGCTTTGAGGCAGGGGCCAACAAGGCCACTTTTGGTTTTGCTTCTGCCAACTTGTGCCTATTGCCGGACGGCATCGCGCGCTTCAACAACCTGGGGCACACGCAGCGCCGTGCCACCGCCATCGGCCGGAGCATCGTGCAGGGCGTGAACCGGCCACACATCCGCATCTTCGTGGATTCACCCAGTAGCTGTGGCACCCTCAGCCCCTCCAGTAGCCTGCTCCCCGGCCCCTCCACCACCAGCCCTGCCTCATACGGCGCTACAGACCCAGCATGCCAGCCACCACCCCAGGCCCATTCAGACGAGGACCAAGCTGACGGAGCGGTCCCAACAACGACGCCCCCCAAGCCCAGTGACTCAAACTATGTGGTGTACGAGCCCTGTGACGACACTGAGGAGTCTTCCCATTCTCCTGCCCCCGTCATCAACACCAACCACAACTCCAACCAGCAGGACCGGAAGGGCCACAGGAACCCTCCACGGGCCCTACGCACTCAGGGGGTCGCCCAGCGCGGTCAGGCTGGGCCAGACGACGTGCCCTGGGaggtgtcctctctcttcccggCCAACGTGGACATCCTGTGTCTGGAGGAGGTGTTTGATAAGAGGGCAGCTGTGAAGCTGACCAACACCCTGGGGCCCCTGTTCAACCACATACTGTATGATGTAGGGGTGTACGCCTGCCAGCCTCCCGGCAGCTGCTCCTCCTTTAAGTTCTTCAACAGCGGCCTGTTCCTGGCCAGCCGTTACCCAGTGCTGGAGGCCCAGTACCACTGCTTCCCTAACGGCCGGGGGGAGGACGCCCTGGCTGCTAAAGGCCTGCTCTCTGCCAAG GTGCTAGTTGGCCAGAATCAGAAAGAGAAGAAGCTGGTTGGATATTTTAACTGCACACACCTCCATGCACCTGAAG GTGAAGGGGAGATCCGCTGTGAGCAGCTCAACATGCTCACCAAGTGGATCCAGGAGTTCCAGGTGACCAATAGCAAGCCTGATGAGGTGGTTGTGTTTGATGTGCTTTCTGGGGATTTCAACTTCGACAACTGCTCACCTG ATGACAGTCTAGAACAGAGGCACAGTCTGTTTGAGAAGTACAGAGACCCCTGCAGGGCCGGGCCGGGCCAGGAGAAGCCCTGGGTCATTG GCACTTTGCTGGAACAGCCTACTCTGTATCATGAGGATGTAAGGACCCCAGAGAATCTTCAAAG gaccctggagagagaggactTGAGGAAGCAGTACATTTCCTCTCCTGTGGCCCTGGACGGCTGTCCCATGGTCTACCCTGAGTTGGGTCAGCCCTGGGTGGGGCGCCGCATCGACTACATCCTCTACAGAGAGAGCTCCATCTCCAAGCACTGCCGAACT GAAATCGAGGAGGTCACCTTTGTGACCCAGCTTGCTGGCCTCACCGACCACATTCCAGTGGGCCTGAGGctcaatgtgttcctggactcCGACACTGCCCAGTCCGAATGA
- the LOC106598510 gene encoding speriolin-like protein: MAKLKQLGYSMTLHPPFTEFIINTYGILKQRADSYSAQEQGYNSSDFLRRVVINAAPCKLLKDLLLLFSCLSFMARQDGKPLFLW; the protein is encoded by the exons ATGGCCAAGCTGAAGCAGCTAGGCTATAGTATGACTCTCCACCCCCCCTTCACAGAGTTCATCATCAACACCTACGGCATCCTGAAGCAGAGGGCTGACTCCTACAGCGCCCAGGAGCAGGGATACAACAG CTCGGACTTCCTCAGGAGAGTAGTTATCAACGCAGCCCCCTGCAAACTGCTGAAGGATCTCCTGCTGCTGTTCAGTTGCCTCTCTTTCATGGCAAGGCAGGACGGCAAGCCCCTCTTCCTCTGGTAG